A portion of the Salminus brasiliensis chromosome 9, fSalBra1.hap2, whole genome shotgun sequence genome contains these proteins:
- the fubp1 gene encoding far upstream element-binding protein 1 isoform X1: protein MADYSSVAPPSSGSGAGMNDAFKDALQRARQIAAKIGGDGVAAAPPTNEFGYGGQKRPLEDAEFFSPDYFLNETQYRTANQNRDQPETKKVAPSDPFSAVMGGMGGLPRPTSEEFKVPDGMVGFIIGRGGEQISRIQQESGCKIQIAPDSGGMPERSVTLTGSPDSILTAKRLLTEIVEKGRPSPSFHHSDGPGASVQEIMVPASKAGLVIGKGGETIKQLQERAGVKMVMIQDGPQNTGADKPLRISGDPFKVQQAKEMVMELIRDQGFREQRGEYGSRMGGGGGGGGGGGGGGGGGGGDGLDVPVPRFAVGIVIGRNGEMIKKIQNDTGVRIQFKPDDGSTPERIAQIMGPPDRAQHAAEIISDLLRSVQAGGPPGHGGRGRGRGQGNWNMGPPGGLQEFSFTVPTMKTGLIIGKGGETIKGISQQSGARIELQRNPPPNADPNIKMFTVRGTPQQIDYARQLVEEKIGGPVSPMGGPHGPPGPHGGPSPHGPPGPPGPPAPMGPYNPGPYNQGPPGPHGPPGPYQPQGWGNGYPHWQQGQPDPNKAAADANAAAWAAYYAQYQQQPQAPMTPTTAAPGTTQTNGQGDPQAPGQTGQADYTKAWEEYYKKLGQQGQQPQDYTKAWEEYYKKQDVAGQAAPQAAAAGASQPGGQPDYSAAWAEYYRQQAAYYGQSGSQPMGAAPQAQQGQ from the exons ATGGCCGATTACTCCAGCGTGGCTCCGCCGAGCTCCGGCTCCGGCGCGGGGATGAACGACGCGTTTAAAGACGCGCTCCAGCGCGCGAGACAG ATTGCAGCAAAAATCGGTGGGGACGGCGTCGCCGCTGCACCTCCCACCAATGAGTTCGGATATGGAGGCCAGAAAAGGCCTCTAGAAGATGCTG AGTTTTTCAGCCCGGACTACTTTTTGAACGAGacacaatacaggacagccaatcagaacagag ATCAGCCGGAAACGAAGAAAGTTGCTCCAAGTGACC CCTTTTCCGCTGTGATGGGTGGAATGGGTGGTCTTCCAAG GCCCACATCGGAGGAGTTCAAGGTTCCAGATGGCATGGTTGGATTCA TTATCGGTAGAGGTGGAGAGCAGATATCAAGAATACAGCAGGAATCAGGATGTAAAATACAGATTGCTCCAG ACAGTGGTGGTATGCCTGAAAGGTCTGTGACGCTAACAGGCTCTCCTGACTCAATCCT GACTGCAAAGAGGTTACTCACTGAGATTGTGGAGAAAGGCAGACCCTCTCCATCATTTCATCATAGCGACGGCCCAGGGGCGTCGGTTCAGGAAATCATGGTCCCTGCGTCCAAAGCAGGCCTGGTCATTGGCAAAGGAGGAGAAACCATCAAACAGTTACAG GAGCGTGCCGGGGTCAAAATGGTCATGATTCAGGATGGGCCACAAAACACCGGGGCGGACAAACCTCTCAGGATTTCTGGCGATCCTTTTAAAGTTCAG CAAGCCAAAGAGATGGTGATGGAGCTGATCAGAGACCAGGGattcagagagcagagaggcGAATATGGATCCAGGATGGGTggcggtggaggaggaggaggaggaggtggtggtggtggtggtggtggtggaggagatgGACTGGAT GTGCCAGTGCCACGTTTTGCTGTTGGCATTGTGATCGGCCGGAACGGTGAAATGATCAAAAAGATTCAGAACGACACTGGAGTTCGAATTCAGTTCAAACCAG ATGATGGCAGCACACCAGAAAGGATAGCTCAGATCATGGGCCCTCCTGACCGAGCACAGCACGCAGCCGAGATCATCTCTGATCTTCTGCGCAGCGTCCAGGCTGGGGGTCCTCCTGGACACGGGGGCAGGGGCCGGGGCCGCGGTCAAGGCAACTGGAACATGGGTCCTCCGGGAGGCCTGCAAGAGTTTTCTTTCACAGTCCCTACCATGAAGACTGGCCTTATTATTGGCAAAG GGGGTGAGACCATTAAGGGCATCAGTCAGCAGTCCGGTGCCAGGATAGAGCTGCAGAGGAATCCTCCACCCAACGCAGACCCCAACATAAAGATGTTCACAGTACGGGGAACACCACAACAGATCGACTACGCCAGACAGTTGGTCGAGGAGAAGATTGGG GGTCCAGTCAGCCCTATGGGTGGTCCTCATGGCCCACCTGGCCCTCATGGAGGCCCCTCACCCCATGGCCCTCCTGGTCCACCAGGACCTCCTGCGCCTATGGGACCCTACAATCCTGGTCCTTACAACCAGGGACCTCCAGGACCACA TGGTCCTCCTGGGCCATACCAACCCCAGGGCTGGGGCAACGGGTACCCTCACTGGCAGCAAGGTCAGCCAGATCCCA ACAAAGCAGCGGCTGACGCCAACGCTGCAGCATGGGCAGCCTATTACGCTCAGTATCAGCAACAGCCCCAGGCCCCCATGACGCCCACCACTGCCGCTCCAGGCACCACACAGACCAATggacaag GTGACCCGCAGGCTCCAGGTCAGACTGGACAGGCAGATTACACCAAGGCCTGGGAGGAATATTACAAGAAATTGG GTCAACAAGGACAGCAGCCGCAGGATTACACCAAGGCGTGGGAGGAGTACTACAAAAAACAAG ATGTTGCAGGTCAAGCTGCCCCACAGGCGGCCGCAGCAGGTGCCTCTCAGCCCGGAGGCCAGCCAGACTACAGCGCAGCTTGGGCAGAATATTACCGCCAGCAAGCGGCCTACTACGGCCAGAGTGGCTCTCAGCCTATGGGAGCAGCACCGCAGGCCCAGCAG GGCCAGTAA
- the fubp1 gene encoding far upstream element-binding protein 1 isoform X6, with protein MADYSSVAPPSSGSGAGMNDAFKDALQRARQIAAKIGGDGVAAAPPTNEFGYGGQKRPLEDADQPETKKVAPSDPFSAVMGGMGGLPRPTSEEFKVPDGMVGFIIGRGGEQISRIQQESGCKIQIAPDSGGMPERSVTLTGSPDSILTAKRLLTEIVEKGRPSPSFHHSDGPGASVQEIMVPASKAGLVIGKGGETIKQLQERAGVKMVMIQDGPQNTGADKPLRISGDPFKVQQAKEMVMELIRDQGFREQRGEYGSRMGGGGGGGGGGGGGGGGGGGDGLDVPVPRFAVGIVIGRNGEMIKKIQNDTGVRIQFKPDDGSTPERIAQIMGPPDRAQHAAEIISDLLRSVQAGGPPGHGGRGRGRGQGNWNMGPPGGLQEFSFTVPTMKTGLIIGKGGETIKGISQQSGARIELQRNPPPNADPNIKMFTVRGTPQQIDYARQLVEEKIGGPVSPMGGPHGPPGPHGGPSPHGPPGPPGPPAPMGPYNPGPYNQGPPGPHGPPGPYQPQGWGNGYPHWQQGQPDPNKAAADANAAAWAAYYAQYQQQPQAPMTPTTAAPGTTQTNGQGDPQAPGQTGQADYTKAWEEYYKKLGQQGQQPQDYTKAWEEYYKKQGQAAPQAAAAGASQPGGQPDYSAAWAEYYRQQAAYYGQSGSQPMGAAPQAQQGQ; from the exons ATGGCCGATTACTCCAGCGTGGCTCCGCCGAGCTCCGGCTCCGGCGCGGGGATGAACGACGCGTTTAAAGACGCGCTCCAGCGCGCGAGACAG ATTGCAGCAAAAATCGGTGGGGACGGCGTCGCCGCTGCACCTCCCACCAATGAGTTCGGATATGGAGGCCAGAAAAGGCCTCTAGAAGATGCTG ATCAGCCGGAAACGAAGAAAGTTGCTCCAAGTGACC CCTTTTCCGCTGTGATGGGTGGAATGGGTGGTCTTCCAAG GCCCACATCGGAGGAGTTCAAGGTTCCAGATGGCATGGTTGGATTCA TTATCGGTAGAGGTGGAGAGCAGATATCAAGAATACAGCAGGAATCAGGATGTAAAATACAGATTGCTCCAG ACAGTGGTGGTATGCCTGAAAGGTCTGTGACGCTAACAGGCTCTCCTGACTCAATCCT GACTGCAAAGAGGTTACTCACTGAGATTGTGGAGAAAGGCAGACCCTCTCCATCATTTCATCATAGCGACGGCCCAGGGGCGTCGGTTCAGGAAATCATGGTCCCTGCGTCCAAAGCAGGCCTGGTCATTGGCAAAGGAGGAGAAACCATCAAACAGTTACAG GAGCGTGCCGGGGTCAAAATGGTCATGATTCAGGATGGGCCACAAAACACCGGGGCGGACAAACCTCTCAGGATTTCTGGCGATCCTTTTAAAGTTCAG CAAGCCAAAGAGATGGTGATGGAGCTGATCAGAGACCAGGGattcagagagcagagaggcGAATATGGATCCAGGATGGGTggcggtggaggaggaggaggaggaggtggtggtggtggtggtggtggtggaggagatgGACTGGAT GTGCCAGTGCCACGTTTTGCTGTTGGCATTGTGATCGGCCGGAACGGTGAAATGATCAAAAAGATTCAGAACGACACTGGAGTTCGAATTCAGTTCAAACCAG ATGATGGCAGCACACCAGAAAGGATAGCTCAGATCATGGGCCCTCCTGACCGAGCACAGCACGCAGCCGAGATCATCTCTGATCTTCTGCGCAGCGTCCAGGCTGGGGGTCCTCCTGGACACGGGGGCAGGGGCCGGGGCCGCGGTCAAGGCAACTGGAACATGGGTCCTCCGGGAGGCCTGCAAGAGTTTTCTTTCACAGTCCCTACCATGAAGACTGGCCTTATTATTGGCAAAG GGGGTGAGACCATTAAGGGCATCAGTCAGCAGTCCGGTGCCAGGATAGAGCTGCAGAGGAATCCTCCACCCAACGCAGACCCCAACATAAAGATGTTCACAGTACGGGGAACACCACAACAGATCGACTACGCCAGACAGTTGGTCGAGGAGAAGATTGGG GGTCCAGTCAGCCCTATGGGTGGTCCTCATGGCCCACCTGGCCCTCATGGAGGCCCCTCACCCCATGGCCCTCCTGGTCCACCAGGACCTCCTGCGCCTATGGGACCCTACAATCCTGGTCCTTACAACCAGGGACCTCCAGGACCACA TGGTCCTCCTGGGCCATACCAACCCCAGGGCTGGGGCAACGGGTACCCTCACTGGCAGCAAGGTCAGCCAGATCCCA ACAAAGCAGCGGCTGACGCCAACGCTGCAGCATGGGCAGCCTATTACGCTCAGTATCAGCAACAGCCCCAGGCCCCCATGACGCCCACCACTGCCGCTCCAGGCACCACACAGACCAATggacaag GTGACCCGCAGGCTCCAGGTCAGACTGGACAGGCAGATTACACCAAGGCCTGGGAGGAATATTACAAGAAATTGG GTCAACAAGGACAGCAGCCGCAGGATTACACCAAGGCGTGGGAGGAGTACTACAAAAAACAAG GTCAAGCTGCCCCACAGGCGGCCGCAGCAGGTGCCTCTCAGCCCGGAGGCCAGCCAGACTACAGCGCAGCTTGGGCAGAATATTACCGCCAGCAAGCGGCCTACTACGGCCAGAGTGGCTCTCAGCCTATGGGAGCAGCACCGCAGGCCCAGCAG GGCCAGTAA
- the fubp1 gene encoding far upstream element-binding protein 1 isoform X3 codes for MADYSSVAPPSSGSGAGMNDAFKDALQRARQIAAKIGGDGVAAAPPTNEFGYGGQKRPLEDADQPETKKVAPSDPFSAVMGGMGGLPRPTSEEFKVPDGMVGFIIGRGGEQISRIQQESGCKIQIAPDSGGMPERSVTLTGSPDSILTAKRLLTEIVEKGRPSPSFHHSDGPGASVQEIMVPASKAGLVIGKGGETIKQLQERAGVKMVMIQDGPQNTGADKPLRISGDPFKVQQAKEMVMELIRDQGFREQRGEYGSRMGGGGGGGGGGGGGGGGGGGDGLDVPVPRFAVGIVIGRNGEMIKKIQNDTGVRIQFKPDDGSTPERIAQIMGPPDRAQHAAEIISDLLRSVQAGGPPGHGGRGRGRGQGNWNMGPPGGLQEFSFTVPTMKTGLIIGKGGETIKGISQQSGARIELQRNPPPNADPNIKMFTVRGTPQQIDYARQLVEEKIGGPVSPMGGPHGPPGPHGGPSPHGPPGPPGPPAPMGPYNPGPYNQGPPGPHGPPGPYQPQGWGNGYPHWQQGQPDPNKAAADANAAAWAAYYAQYQQQPQAPMTPTTAAPGTTQTNGQGDPQAPGQTGQADYTKAWEEYYKKLGQQGQQPQDYTKAWEEYYKKQDVAGQAAPQAAAAGASQPGGQPDYSAAWAEYYRQQAAYYGQSGSQPMGAAPQAQQGQ; via the exons ATGGCCGATTACTCCAGCGTGGCTCCGCCGAGCTCCGGCTCCGGCGCGGGGATGAACGACGCGTTTAAAGACGCGCTCCAGCGCGCGAGACAG ATTGCAGCAAAAATCGGTGGGGACGGCGTCGCCGCTGCACCTCCCACCAATGAGTTCGGATATGGAGGCCAGAAAAGGCCTCTAGAAGATGCTG ATCAGCCGGAAACGAAGAAAGTTGCTCCAAGTGACC CCTTTTCCGCTGTGATGGGTGGAATGGGTGGTCTTCCAAG GCCCACATCGGAGGAGTTCAAGGTTCCAGATGGCATGGTTGGATTCA TTATCGGTAGAGGTGGAGAGCAGATATCAAGAATACAGCAGGAATCAGGATGTAAAATACAGATTGCTCCAG ACAGTGGTGGTATGCCTGAAAGGTCTGTGACGCTAACAGGCTCTCCTGACTCAATCCT GACTGCAAAGAGGTTACTCACTGAGATTGTGGAGAAAGGCAGACCCTCTCCATCATTTCATCATAGCGACGGCCCAGGGGCGTCGGTTCAGGAAATCATGGTCCCTGCGTCCAAAGCAGGCCTGGTCATTGGCAAAGGAGGAGAAACCATCAAACAGTTACAG GAGCGTGCCGGGGTCAAAATGGTCATGATTCAGGATGGGCCACAAAACACCGGGGCGGACAAACCTCTCAGGATTTCTGGCGATCCTTTTAAAGTTCAG CAAGCCAAAGAGATGGTGATGGAGCTGATCAGAGACCAGGGattcagagagcagagaggcGAATATGGATCCAGGATGGGTggcggtggaggaggaggaggaggaggtggtggtggtggtggtggtggtggaggagatgGACTGGAT GTGCCAGTGCCACGTTTTGCTGTTGGCATTGTGATCGGCCGGAACGGTGAAATGATCAAAAAGATTCAGAACGACACTGGAGTTCGAATTCAGTTCAAACCAG ATGATGGCAGCACACCAGAAAGGATAGCTCAGATCATGGGCCCTCCTGACCGAGCACAGCACGCAGCCGAGATCATCTCTGATCTTCTGCGCAGCGTCCAGGCTGGGGGTCCTCCTGGACACGGGGGCAGGGGCCGGGGCCGCGGTCAAGGCAACTGGAACATGGGTCCTCCGGGAGGCCTGCAAGAGTTTTCTTTCACAGTCCCTACCATGAAGACTGGCCTTATTATTGGCAAAG GGGGTGAGACCATTAAGGGCATCAGTCAGCAGTCCGGTGCCAGGATAGAGCTGCAGAGGAATCCTCCACCCAACGCAGACCCCAACATAAAGATGTTCACAGTACGGGGAACACCACAACAGATCGACTACGCCAGACAGTTGGTCGAGGAGAAGATTGGG GGTCCAGTCAGCCCTATGGGTGGTCCTCATGGCCCACCTGGCCCTCATGGAGGCCCCTCACCCCATGGCCCTCCTGGTCCACCAGGACCTCCTGCGCCTATGGGACCCTACAATCCTGGTCCTTACAACCAGGGACCTCCAGGACCACA TGGTCCTCCTGGGCCATACCAACCCCAGGGCTGGGGCAACGGGTACCCTCACTGGCAGCAAGGTCAGCCAGATCCCA ACAAAGCAGCGGCTGACGCCAACGCTGCAGCATGGGCAGCCTATTACGCTCAGTATCAGCAACAGCCCCAGGCCCCCATGACGCCCACCACTGCCGCTCCAGGCACCACACAGACCAATggacaag GTGACCCGCAGGCTCCAGGTCAGACTGGACAGGCAGATTACACCAAGGCCTGGGAGGAATATTACAAGAAATTGG GTCAACAAGGACAGCAGCCGCAGGATTACACCAAGGCGTGGGAGGAGTACTACAAAAAACAAG ATGTTGCAGGTCAAGCTGCCCCACAGGCGGCCGCAGCAGGTGCCTCTCAGCCCGGAGGCCAGCCAGACTACAGCGCAGCTTGGGCAGAATATTACCGCCAGCAAGCGGCCTACTACGGCCAGAGTGGCTCTCAGCCTATGGGAGCAGCACCGCAGGCCCAGCAG GGCCAGTAA
- the fubp1 gene encoding far upstream element-binding protein 1 isoform X5 produces the protein MADYSSVAPPSSGSGAGMNDAFKDALQRARQIAAKIGGDGVAAAPPTNEFGYGGQKRPLEDAEFFSPDYFLNETQYRTANQNRDQPETKKVAPSDPFSAVMGGMGGLPRPTSEEFKVPDGMVGFIIGRGGEQISRIQQESGCKIQIAPDSGGMPERSVTLTGSPDSILTAKRLLTEIVEKGRPSPSFHHSDGPGASVQEIMVPASKAGLVIGKGGETIKQLQERAGVKMVMIQDGPQNTGADKPLRISGDPFKVQQAKEMVMELIRDQGFREQRGEYGSRMGGGGGGGGGGGGGGGGGGGDGLDVPVPRFAVGIVIGRNGEMIKKIQNDTGVRIQFKPDDGSTPERIAQIMGPPDRAQHAAEIISDLLRSVQAGGPPGHGGRGRGRGQGNWNMGPPGGLQEFSFTVPTMKTGLIIGKGGETIKGISQQSGARIELQRNPPPNADPNIKMFTVRGTPQQIDYARQLVEEKIGGPVSPMGGPHGPPGPHGGPSPHGPPGPPGPPAPMGPYNPGPYNQGPPGPHGPPGPYQPQGWGNGYPHWQQGQPDPNKAAADANAAAWAAYYAQYQQQPQAPMTPTTAAPGTTQTNGQGQQGQQPQDYTKAWEEYYKKQGQAAPQAAAAGASQPGGQPDYSAAWAEYYRQQAAYYGQSGSQPMGAAPQAQQGQ, from the exons ATGGCCGATTACTCCAGCGTGGCTCCGCCGAGCTCCGGCTCCGGCGCGGGGATGAACGACGCGTTTAAAGACGCGCTCCAGCGCGCGAGACAG ATTGCAGCAAAAATCGGTGGGGACGGCGTCGCCGCTGCACCTCCCACCAATGAGTTCGGATATGGAGGCCAGAAAAGGCCTCTAGAAGATGCTG AGTTTTTCAGCCCGGACTACTTTTTGAACGAGacacaatacaggacagccaatcagaacagag ATCAGCCGGAAACGAAGAAAGTTGCTCCAAGTGACC CCTTTTCCGCTGTGATGGGTGGAATGGGTGGTCTTCCAAG GCCCACATCGGAGGAGTTCAAGGTTCCAGATGGCATGGTTGGATTCA TTATCGGTAGAGGTGGAGAGCAGATATCAAGAATACAGCAGGAATCAGGATGTAAAATACAGATTGCTCCAG ACAGTGGTGGTATGCCTGAAAGGTCTGTGACGCTAACAGGCTCTCCTGACTCAATCCT GACTGCAAAGAGGTTACTCACTGAGATTGTGGAGAAAGGCAGACCCTCTCCATCATTTCATCATAGCGACGGCCCAGGGGCGTCGGTTCAGGAAATCATGGTCCCTGCGTCCAAAGCAGGCCTGGTCATTGGCAAAGGAGGAGAAACCATCAAACAGTTACAG GAGCGTGCCGGGGTCAAAATGGTCATGATTCAGGATGGGCCACAAAACACCGGGGCGGACAAACCTCTCAGGATTTCTGGCGATCCTTTTAAAGTTCAG CAAGCCAAAGAGATGGTGATGGAGCTGATCAGAGACCAGGGattcagagagcagagaggcGAATATGGATCCAGGATGGGTggcggtggaggaggaggaggaggaggtggtggtggtggtggtggtggtggaggagatgGACTGGAT GTGCCAGTGCCACGTTTTGCTGTTGGCATTGTGATCGGCCGGAACGGTGAAATGATCAAAAAGATTCAGAACGACACTGGAGTTCGAATTCAGTTCAAACCAG ATGATGGCAGCACACCAGAAAGGATAGCTCAGATCATGGGCCCTCCTGACCGAGCACAGCACGCAGCCGAGATCATCTCTGATCTTCTGCGCAGCGTCCAGGCTGGGGGTCCTCCTGGACACGGGGGCAGGGGCCGGGGCCGCGGTCAAGGCAACTGGAACATGGGTCCTCCGGGAGGCCTGCAAGAGTTTTCTTTCACAGTCCCTACCATGAAGACTGGCCTTATTATTGGCAAAG GGGGTGAGACCATTAAGGGCATCAGTCAGCAGTCCGGTGCCAGGATAGAGCTGCAGAGGAATCCTCCACCCAACGCAGACCCCAACATAAAGATGTTCACAGTACGGGGAACACCACAACAGATCGACTACGCCAGACAGTTGGTCGAGGAGAAGATTGGG GGTCCAGTCAGCCCTATGGGTGGTCCTCATGGCCCACCTGGCCCTCATGGAGGCCCCTCACCCCATGGCCCTCCTGGTCCACCAGGACCTCCTGCGCCTATGGGACCCTACAATCCTGGTCCTTACAACCAGGGACCTCCAGGACCACA TGGTCCTCCTGGGCCATACCAACCCCAGGGCTGGGGCAACGGGTACCCTCACTGGCAGCAAGGTCAGCCAGATCCCA ACAAAGCAGCGGCTGACGCCAACGCTGCAGCATGGGCAGCCTATTACGCTCAGTATCAGCAACAGCCCCAGGCCCCCATGACGCCCACCACTGCCGCTCCAGGCACCACACAGACCAATggacaag GTCAACAAGGACAGCAGCCGCAGGATTACACCAAGGCGTGGGAGGAGTACTACAAAAAACAAG GTCAAGCTGCCCCACAGGCGGCCGCAGCAGGTGCCTCTCAGCCCGGAGGCCAGCCAGACTACAGCGCAGCTTGGGCAGAATATTACCGCCAGCAAGCGGCCTACTACGGCCAGAGTGGCTCTCAGCCTATGGGAGCAGCACCGCAGGCCCAGCAG GGCCAGTAA
- the fubp1 gene encoding far upstream element-binding protein 1 isoform X2, with protein MADYSSVAPPSSGSGAGMNDAFKDALQRARQIAAKIGGDGVAAAPPTNEFGYGGQKRPLEDAEFFSPDYFLNETQYRTANQNRDQPETKKVAPSDPFSAVMGGMGGLPRPTSEEFKVPDGMVGFIIGRGGEQISRIQQESGCKIQIAPDSGGMPERSVTLTGSPDSILTAKRLLTEIVEKGRPSPSFHHSDGPGASVQEIMVPASKAGLVIGKGGETIKQLQERAGVKMVMIQDGPQNTGADKPLRISGDPFKVQQAKEMVMELIRDQGFREQRGEYGSRMGGGGGGGGGGGGGGGGGGGDGLDVPVPRFAVGIVIGRNGEMIKKIQNDTGVRIQFKPDDGSTPERIAQIMGPPDRAQHAAEIISDLLRSVQAGGPPGHGGRGRGRGQGNWNMGPPGGLQEFSFTVPTMKTGLIIGKGGETIKGISQQSGARIELQRNPPPNADPNIKMFTVRGTPQQIDYARQLVEEKIGGPVSPMGGPHGPPGPHGGPSPHGPPGPPGPPAPMGPYNPGPYNQGPPGPHGPPGPYQPQGWGNGYPHWQQGQPDPNKAAADANAAAWAAYYAQYQQQPQAPMTPTTAAPGTTQTNGQGDPQAPGQTGQADYTKAWEEYYKKLGQQGQQPQDYTKAWEEYYKKQGQAAPQAAAAGASQPGGQPDYSAAWAEYYRQQAAYYGQSGSQPMGAAPQAQQGQ; from the exons ATGGCCGATTACTCCAGCGTGGCTCCGCCGAGCTCCGGCTCCGGCGCGGGGATGAACGACGCGTTTAAAGACGCGCTCCAGCGCGCGAGACAG ATTGCAGCAAAAATCGGTGGGGACGGCGTCGCCGCTGCACCTCCCACCAATGAGTTCGGATATGGAGGCCAGAAAAGGCCTCTAGAAGATGCTG AGTTTTTCAGCCCGGACTACTTTTTGAACGAGacacaatacaggacagccaatcagaacagag ATCAGCCGGAAACGAAGAAAGTTGCTCCAAGTGACC CCTTTTCCGCTGTGATGGGTGGAATGGGTGGTCTTCCAAG GCCCACATCGGAGGAGTTCAAGGTTCCAGATGGCATGGTTGGATTCA TTATCGGTAGAGGTGGAGAGCAGATATCAAGAATACAGCAGGAATCAGGATGTAAAATACAGATTGCTCCAG ACAGTGGTGGTATGCCTGAAAGGTCTGTGACGCTAACAGGCTCTCCTGACTCAATCCT GACTGCAAAGAGGTTACTCACTGAGATTGTGGAGAAAGGCAGACCCTCTCCATCATTTCATCATAGCGACGGCCCAGGGGCGTCGGTTCAGGAAATCATGGTCCCTGCGTCCAAAGCAGGCCTGGTCATTGGCAAAGGAGGAGAAACCATCAAACAGTTACAG GAGCGTGCCGGGGTCAAAATGGTCATGATTCAGGATGGGCCACAAAACACCGGGGCGGACAAACCTCTCAGGATTTCTGGCGATCCTTTTAAAGTTCAG CAAGCCAAAGAGATGGTGATGGAGCTGATCAGAGACCAGGGattcagagagcagagaggcGAATATGGATCCAGGATGGGTggcggtggaggaggaggaggaggaggtggtggtggtggtggtggtggtggaggagatgGACTGGAT GTGCCAGTGCCACGTTTTGCTGTTGGCATTGTGATCGGCCGGAACGGTGAAATGATCAAAAAGATTCAGAACGACACTGGAGTTCGAATTCAGTTCAAACCAG ATGATGGCAGCACACCAGAAAGGATAGCTCAGATCATGGGCCCTCCTGACCGAGCACAGCACGCAGCCGAGATCATCTCTGATCTTCTGCGCAGCGTCCAGGCTGGGGGTCCTCCTGGACACGGGGGCAGGGGCCGGGGCCGCGGTCAAGGCAACTGGAACATGGGTCCTCCGGGAGGCCTGCAAGAGTTTTCTTTCACAGTCCCTACCATGAAGACTGGCCTTATTATTGGCAAAG GGGGTGAGACCATTAAGGGCATCAGTCAGCAGTCCGGTGCCAGGATAGAGCTGCAGAGGAATCCTCCACCCAACGCAGACCCCAACATAAAGATGTTCACAGTACGGGGAACACCACAACAGATCGACTACGCCAGACAGTTGGTCGAGGAGAAGATTGGG GGTCCAGTCAGCCCTATGGGTGGTCCTCATGGCCCACCTGGCCCTCATGGAGGCCCCTCACCCCATGGCCCTCCTGGTCCACCAGGACCTCCTGCGCCTATGGGACCCTACAATCCTGGTCCTTACAACCAGGGACCTCCAGGACCACA TGGTCCTCCTGGGCCATACCAACCCCAGGGCTGGGGCAACGGGTACCCTCACTGGCAGCAAGGTCAGCCAGATCCCA ACAAAGCAGCGGCTGACGCCAACGCTGCAGCATGGGCAGCCTATTACGCTCAGTATCAGCAACAGCCCCAGGCCCCCATGACGCCCACCACTGCCGCTCCAGGCACCACACAGACCAATggacaag GTGACCCGCAGGCTCCAGGTCAGACTGGACAGGCAGATTACACCAAGGCCTGGGAGGAATATTACAAGAAATTGG GTCAACAAGGACAGCAGCCGCAGGATTACACCAAGGCGTGGGAGGAGTACTACAAAAAACAAG GTCAAGCTGCCCCACAGGCGGCCGCAGCAGGTGCCTCTCAGCCCGGAGGCCAGCCAGACTACAGCGCAGCTTGGGCAGAATATTACCGCCAGCAAGCGGCCTACTACGGCCAGAGTGGCTCTCAGCCTATGGGAGCAGCACCGCAGGCCCAGCAG GGCCAGTAA